The Planctomicrobium piriforme genome contains the following window.
AACGCCTGGGCTTGCGAGAGCTGGTCGGGATGAATCGAAGCGGACATGTCGATGGCATACACCACCGCCAGTGAATCGTTGGTGCGGACGGCACGGGGCTGCGCCATGAGCATCACGAAGACCCCCAACAGGCAGAGCCGCACAAACATCGATTGCAGATTGCGACGCCGGTTCAGTCCGCTCCAGCCTTGCAGAGCCATCCACCACACCCAGACTGCGGCGGCGATCCAGCCGAACTGCCACGGTTCGGTGAAGACGACTCCCCCCACCGGAATGCCAAATCGCGCCAACAGCAGGTCGGTGCAGAGCAGCAGACTCAACGCAGTGAGTTGAATGAACCAGCTCAGCCAGTAGGTCCAGACCTTGTGCCGCTGCTGGAACGTGCGGATAAAGGGAATCGACAGACCGAAGATGCCGAGTGCCAGAACCGCCCAACGGGCCGGCTCGACCGTTTTCGGCGAGACCAGTCGCCAGATGACCAACCCATACAGCACCGCGAAAACCAGCAGCGGCAGCGCATCGCTCCAGCGAACCGGGGTCCGCGGAGGCGGCACAATACGTCTGACAAAGCGTCGAAGCTGGTGGAGCAGTTTCATGGTTGCAGCTCCACCAGACGACGATTCCCGGTATCAGCCACAACCACTTTTCCGATCGGACTCACGCCGATTCCCCACGGGGTCCAGAACTGGGCATCACCCCGACCAGCAGAGCCATAGTGTCCCAGCAGCTGGCCGTCGCCTGTCAACTGTGTGATACGGCTCGAACCGTATTCCGCGATCCACAGCGTCCCATCGGGCGCAAGTGCGAGGTCATAAGGATAATGCAGACCGGACGACTCTGCGTCGGCAATCACCTTTTCGAAAGTGCCGTCGTCGCGGAAGAGGTGAATCCGGTTATTGATGGCATCGGCAACGTACAGTTTGCCCTCTTTCCACGCGATGCCGCTGGTGCGCTGAAACTCGCCAGGACCGGTGCCTGGTTTGCCAATCGACAACACATACTGCCCATCGGCGGTAAACTTCTGCACGCGGTCGTTCCCGCCGTATTCCGCGACATATAGAAAGCCGTGCGGGTCTTGCGTCACCTTGACGGTATAGATGAACTGTCCGGGCGCTTCTCCCTGTTCGCCGAGCGTGCCGGTGAGTTTTCCCTCGGCGTCGAAGAACAGGACGCGGTGATAATGCGTATCGGCGACGGCGATGCGGCCGTCGAGCATGACCCAGGCTCCTTCCGGCTTCCCGGCGGAGTATTCCGGCATCCACCACTGCTTGACCAGTGCGTTTTCGCTGTTGTAGACGAGCATGCGGCCCGCCTTGTCGAGCACGTACATCTCTCCCGCTGGGGAAAATGTGACGCTCCGCGGCGCAGGCAGCATTGCCCCTTCGGAAGGAAGCTGAATGCGGCGAATCTTTTCGAACGAGAGGGGCCGTTCGCTCCCATTGCTTTCGCGGCAGCCTGAGAAGTTCAGCCCGCAAATCAGCAACAGTGTCGCACACAGGACGCGAAGCGAGACCGGCATGCCGGGGGCCAGTTGTTCGCGAATCGGGCGATGATAGAAGACCTGGGCCTGCTGGGTCTCGGGTTGCACAAGTTCCACTTCGGCAATGCTGCCGGCAAAGCGTGAGCGGACAACGCGGCACGATCCCGTTTCATCAGGGACGATCTGCAGCCGCTCTGGCCGGATGCAGGGTGAGGTCAATGCGACATTGCCCAACCATGTCTGCGAGTGTTCACGGGCAAACCAGTTTGCCGGACCGAGGAACCTGGCAACGCGTTCGTCAGGCGGGTGTTCGTAGAGATCCAGAACCGGTCCCTGCCAGACGACTGTGCCGCGGTCGAGACAGATGACATGCTCCGCTTCCCGCAGAACGGTTTCGGGCGAGTGCGTGGCGAAGAGGAGACTGCTGTCATCATGCAGCAGAGCATCACGAATGACCTGCCAGTATTTGTGGAGACGGCCGCTGTCGACATGGGCGAGCGGTTCATCCATCACCTGTACGGCAGCTCGCGACGCCAATGCCCGAGCCACCGCCAGCCGCGACCGCTCGCCAGCACTGAGCACATTCGGCCGCTGTTCCGCGACTTCAAGAAGATCGAAACTTTTTAACAGAGAAGAGTCCTGCATGGCCCCCTCGCCCCTGTACTCATGGGAGAGGGCTGGGGTGAGGGGCCCTCCGGCTCTGGACTCTCGACTCTGGACTCTCGACTCCCCCACATGCTCCCGCACCGTCAATTGCGGCCACAGGCCTCCATCGACCGGCGCCCAGCCGAGCGGCAGGCGATTCGTTGCAGGGGGAATGAAATGAATGGTTCCGCCATCGGGACTTTCAAAGCGGACCAGGAGATTCAGCAGCGACGTCTTGCCCGCCCCGGATTCACCGAGGATGGCGGTGACTCCGGCGGGGATCGAGAGGGAGTCGATGTGCAGTCTGGAGTTTGGCCCCAGACGGATGCGTTCGAGTTGCCAGAGTGTGCGCGTCGTACTCATCGCGTACCGATTTTCCCACGCCGCATCAGCAGCAGCCCCAAGACCATGGCTCCCGGACAGAGCAGCGCCAGCACCAGCTTGGCCCCCAGAGCCGAGATTCGTCCGTAGTGCAGCGAATTGTATAAAACCAGCCCCACCGGCAACACTCCGGGCATTGCCAGTAAAGACGGTAGCATCACTTCCAGGTATCCCCAGTAAAAAACGACGCAGCCGATCGCCAGCCAGGTCTGCCCCTGAACACGCCACATAACCCCTCGATACCACCGCTGCTGAGCCGCATCCGGAGATCCCCCAGACAGTTGGAGGACATGACTGGCAGTCCCGGATGACCAACGCTGAATGCAGCAGAGCAGCAGTACCGTTCGCGGAAACAAGGCGAGGGCTTGCCCGACGATCAGCGGCACCGGCGTATCGTACGCCCAGAGCAGCGGCGGCGTTTGAAAGAAGGCGAGCAATGTGAACCCGAGAATCAGCGTGCCCGGCAGGCCGGGGAGTGCGAGGAGGGCCAGGAACGCGAGGCGTATCGAATGACCGTTCCGCCCCTCACCCCCGGCTCCTCTCCCCGGAGTACCGGGGCGAGGGGGGCGTTGAGAATAATGCATCAGCATCGCGGCGGTCGGCAATGCGAGTGCGCCGGCGGTGATGGCGATCAGGGCGGCGTCCCCCAGCTCCCGCCAGGTTGCCGGTTGGGCCAGCAGCGCCGGCCAGCCTTGTCGAGCTCCGATCCACAGTTGAATGGATGGAATCACACAAACGATGAGGAGTGCAATCAGCATCCAGGTTGCGGAGAGAATGTTCAAAAAAACGCTCGGGCGTCGAACCGTGTTCGACGTGGTGGTGCGATCCAATGGTTCAGAGAACCACAACCATAATGGAAGCAGCCACGGAAGCTGCAGCAGCGCTGGCAGCAGGGCCATTCGCAGCGACTCGCCGACCGCCAGTCCGCCGACATGTCGAGTGAACGCCCATTCCGTCCAGGTGTTCGCCTGCAGCAACGCAGCCAGGTCCGCTTCCTGAAAACTTGCGATGAACAGAAACGCCGCCGTCGGCAAGAGCGAGTTCGCATGAAACCGCATCCAGAGCTGCACCCGCATTCTCCATGGCAACCTGTCCAGTCGAGCCGCGTGACGAGCCGATTCGGTCACTGCGGACGGCGGAGCGAACCAGATGAGCAGGACGGCAATCGGGATGAGTTGCCCGGCGATAATGGCCGTATAAAGCAACTCGCGCAGCCAGGGATGCGGCAACAGCGAGAGGGCCGTGTCGCGGTAGCAATAACCAGTCACTAGCGAAGGCGTGAACGCCGGCGCCAGCAGCAAGACGAAAGCGGTTGTTCGCCAACGGTTCGGCAGATTGCGGAGCGTCTGCGCCAGCGCAGAAGCCAGACCTGTCCCGGCCACGCACACCGTCAGGCTTTTCAGCAGCGACCCGGTGATCGCCGCATCATAGGTCACTGCGTCAGCTCCTGCCGGAGCCATTTCAGACAGGGTTCACGGGCGGCGGCCGCGCGGCGGAAGTCCAGGGCCTCGGCCGACCATTTCAACAGCTTGCGGACATCCTCAGGCAGGGCCTTATCGTCAATCTCATCGCCCAGTGGAATCTGTCGTGAAGCGGACTTCGCCAGCTTCAGTTCGGTCTCTTTTGAAAGGAGATAGTCGGCCAACTGCTGAGCCTCTTTCAAATGTTCCGCCCCACGCATGATGGCCACAGTATTGGGCAGACAGATTGTTTCACTCTCGATGCGAATCGGAATCATCTCCACCGGGGCGCCGTCGTCTTTGGCGATGAAAAAGTCGTCGGTATCGGTCCAGCCGAAATCGCAGGCCCCCTGCGCCACGAGATTCTTTACCGGACCGTTGCCTGGCACGATCTGCGCGCCGCGGGGGTGCAGGCTGCGAAACCAGTTTTGGAATGTGTCCTCGCCGTCGTGCTTCCAGACAATGCTGCAATGCGTGAGCGTGGTGCCGAAGAGCGGCTTGGCAATGGCAAACCGGGAGAGGTCGCTGCCGATGAACCGTTCGA
Protein-coding sequences here:
- a CDS encoding ATP-binding cassette domain-containing protein, producing the protein MSTTRTLWQLERIRLGPNSRLHIDSLSIPAGVTAILGESGAGKTSLLNLLVRFESPDGGTIHFIPPATNRLPLGWAPVDGGLWPQLTVREHVGESRVQSRESRAGGPLTPALSHEYRGEGAMQDSSLLKSFDLLEVAEQRPNVLSAGERSRLAVARALASRAAVQVMDEPLAHVDSGRLHKYWQVIRDALLHDDSSLLFATHSPETVLREAEHVICLDRGTVVWQGPVLDLYEHPPDERVARFLGPANWFAREHSQTWLGNVALTSPCIRPERLQIVPDETGSCRVVRSRFAGSIAEVELVQPETQQAQVFYHRPIREQLAPGMPVSLRVLCATLLLICGLNFSGCRESNGSERPLSFEKIRRIQLPSEGAMLPAPRSVTFSPAGEMYVLDKAGRMLVYNSENALVKQWWMPEYSAGKPEGAWVMLDGRIAVADTHYHRVLFFDAEGKLTGTLGEQGEAPGQFIYTVKVTQDPHGFLYVAEYGGNDRVQKFTADGQYVLSIGKPGTGPGEFQRTSGIAWKEGKLYVADAINNRIHLFRDDGTFEKVIADAESSGLHYPYDLALAPDGTLWIAEYGSSRITQLTGDGQLLGHYGSAGRGDAQFWTPWGIGVSPIGKVVVADTGNRRLVELQP
- a CDS encoding extracellular solute-binding protein; this translates as MKTAVGVSLFLLAVGLGWAAVSERRQGAVVVYCAHDLDFAQQILDDFTKATGINVVVVGDTEATKSVGLVERLLAERDHPRCDLFWNNEPLGTMLLAEQGLLEPYRGSGYDRMDEMYRDPEGRWVGFAGRLRVWIINREKMSATHDAVIERFIGSDLSRFAIAKPLFGTTLTHCSIVWKHDGEDTFQNWFRSLHPRGAQIVPGNGPVKNLVAQGACDFGWTDTDDFFIAKDDGAPVEMIPIRIESETICLPNTVAIMRGAEHLKEAQQLADYLLSKETELKLAKSASRQIPLGDEIDDKALPEDVRKLLKWSAEALDFRRAAAAREPCLKWLRQELTQ